The Solibacillus sp. FSL R7-0668 genome includes the window AGTGTGAGATCAGGAACTTCCTCCATACGGAGTCGTCATCACAGCTCAATGTTACAGTACGCGGATTTGCCTACGCACACACCTTACTGCTTGAACAGAGACAACCAACGCTCTGCTTACCCTACCCTACTGCGTCCCCCCATTTCTCAAACGGTGGGGAGGTAGTACAGGAATATCAACCTGTTGTCCATCGCCTACGCCTATCGGCCTCGGCTTAGGTCCCGACTAACCCTGAGCGGACGAGCCTTCCTCAGGAAACCTTAGTCATACGGTGCATGGGATTCTCACCCATGTTTCGCTACTCATACCGGCATTCTCACTTCTAAGCGCTCCACCAGTCCTTCCGGTCTGACTTCAACGCCCTTAGAACGCTCTCCTACCACGCATACCAACGGTATGCATCCACAGCTTCGGTGAATCGTTTAGCCCCGATACATTTTCGGCGCAGCGTCACTCGACCAGTGAGCTATTACGCACTCTTTAAATGATGGCTGCTTCTAAGCCAACATCCTGGTTGTCTAAGCAACGCCACATCCTTTTCCACTTAACGATTACTTTGGGACCTTAGCTGGTGGTCTGGGCTGTTTCCCTCTTGACTACGGATCTTATCACTCGCAGTCTGACTCCCGTGTATAAATATCCGGCATTCGGAGTTTGTCTGAATTCGGTAAAGCGAGATGCCCCCCTAGTCCAAACAGTGCTCTACCTCCGGTATTCTTCATCACGAGGCTAGCCCTAAAGCTATTTCGGAGAGAACCAGCTATCTCCAAGTTCGATTGGAATTTCTCCGCTACCCACACCTCATCCCCGCACTTTTCAACGTACGTGGGTTCGGACCTCCAGTAAGTGTTACCTCACCTTCATCCTGGACATGGGTAGATCACCTGGTTTCGGGTCTACGACTACATACTAATTCGCCCTATTCAGACTCGCTTTCGCTGCGGCTCCGTCTTCTCAACTTAACCTCGCACGTAATCGTAACTCGCCGGTTCATTCTACAAAAGGCACGCTATCACCCATTAACGGGCTCTAACTACTTGTAGGCACACGGTTTCAGGTTCTATTTCACTCCCCTTCCGGGGTGCTTTTCACCTTTCCCTCACGGTACTGGTTCACTATCGGTCACTAGGTAGTATTTAGCCTTGGGAGATGGTCCTCCCGGATTCCGACGGAATTTCACGTGTTCCGCCGTACTCAGGATCCACTCTGGAGGGAATGACTTTTTGGCTACAGGGCTGTTACCTTCTCTTGCGGACCTTTCCAAGTCGCTTCGCCTAAATCATTCTTTTGTAACTCCGTATAGAGTGTCCTACAACCCCAAAGAGCAAGCTCTTTGGTTTGGGCTCTTCCCGTTTCGCTCGCCGCTACTCAGGGAATCGAATTTTCTTTCTGTTCCTGCAGGTACTTAGATGTTTCAGTTCCCTGCGTCTGTCCTCATCACGCTATGTATTCACGTGTAGATACTATCCGATTAAAGATAGTGGGTTCCCCCATTCGGAAATCCCCGGATCAAAGCTTACTTACAGCTCCCCGAGGCATATCGGTGTTAGTGCCGTCCTTCATCGACTCCTAGTGCCAAGGCATCCACCGTGCGCCCTTATTAACTTAACCAAAAGTTAAACTTACTTAAAAAGTAAGATTTTAAGGATATTGCACGATCAATTTCTTGATCTATGTTTGTTTATTACTTATCAATGTCGTTTTATCCAGTTTTCAAAGAACGAAGTTTTGAAGTATTTCATTCAACTAAGAATGAACCTTCAAAACTGAACAGCAAACGTTAATGAGCCCCTTCTCCAAGAGAAGGTTTCCGAATATATCCTTAGAAAGGAGGTGATCCAGCCGCACCTTCCGATACGGCTACCTTGTTACGACTTCACCCCAATCATCTATCCCACCTTCGGCGGCTGGCTCCAAAAGGTTACCTCACCGACTTCGGGTGTTACAAACTCTCGTGGTGTGACGGGCGGTGTGTACAAGGCCCGGGAACGTATTCACCGCGGCATGCTGATCCGCGATTACTAGCGATTCCGGCTTCATGTAGGCGAGTTGCAGCCTACAATCCGAACTGAGAACGGTTTTATCGGATTAGCTCCCCCTCGCGGGTTGGCAACCGTTTGTACCGTCCATTGTAGCACGTGTGTAGCCCAGGTCATAAGGGGCATGATGATTTGACGTCATCCCCACCTTCCTCCGGTTTATCACCGGCAGTCTCCTTAGAGTGCCCAACTAAATGATGGCAACTAAGAACAAGGGTTGCGCTCGTTGCGGGACTTAACCCAACATCTCACGACACGAGCTGACGACAACCATGCACCACCTGTCACCGTTGTCCCCGAAGGGAAAACTGTATCTCTACAGTGGTCAATGGGATGTCAAGACCTGGTAAGGTTCTTCGCGTTGCTTCGAATTAAACCACATGCTCCACCGCTTGTGCGGGCCCCCGTCAATTCCTTTGAGTTTCAGTCTTGCGACCGTACTCCCCAGGCGGAGTGCTTAATGCGTTAGCTGCAGCACTGAGGGGCGGAAACCCCCCAACACTTAGCACTCATCGTTTACGGCGTGGACTACCAGGGTATCTAATCCTGTTTGCTCCCCACGCTTTCGCGCCTCAGTGTCAGTTACAGACCAGACAGTCGCCTTCGCCACTGGTGTTCCTCCAAATCTCTACGCATTTCACCGCTACACTTGGAATTCCACTATCCTCTTCTGCACTCAAGTTCCCCAGTTTCCAATGACCCTCCCCGGTTGAGCCGGGGGCTTTCACATCAGACTTAAGGAACCACCTGCGCGCGCTTTACGCCCAATAATTCCGGACAACGCTTGCCACCTACGTATTACCGCGGCTGCTGGCACGTAGTTAGCCGTGGCTTTCTAACAAGGTACCGTCAAGGTAGCGCCAGTTACTACGCTACTTGTTCTTCCCTTGCAACAGAGTTTTACGAACCGAAATCCTTCTTCACTCACGCGGCGTTGCTCCATCAGACTTTCGTCCATTGTGGAAGATTCCCTACTGCTGCCTCCCGTAGGAGTCTGGGCCGTGTCTCAGTCCCAGTGTGGCCGATCACCCTCTCAGGTCGGCTACGCATCGTTGCCTTGGTGAGCCGTTACCTCACCAACTAGCTAATGCGCCGCGGGTCCATCCTATAGTGATAGCAAAACCATCTTTCAACTTTAAACCATGTGGTTCAAAGTATTATCCGGTATTAGCTCCGGTTTCCCGAAGTTATCCCAGTCTATAGGGCAGGTTACCCACGTGTTACTCACCCGTCCGCCGCTAAATCATAGAGAAGCAAGCTTCTCTATTCATTCGCTCGACTTGCATGTATTAGGCACGCCGCCAGCGTTCGTCCTGAGCCAGGATCAAACTCTCCATAAAAGTAGTTTGAAAGCTCATTTGCTTTGCTAGCGATTCTAACCGTTAAGTTAGAAATCATTTTTGCTTCATATAAGAAGCTATATTCATTAACGTTGCTTGTTCAGTTTTCAAGGTTCATGTTGTTGTCGTTTTGGCGACTTATCTAATTTAACATTTTAACACTTCATTGTCAATCATTTTTAAAAAAAGTTTTTTAAGCAATTTCAGTAGTTGTTAATGTTTTTGGATGCGTCTTAGCGACTCTTAATATATTACAACAGCTCCATCTAATCGTCAACAATTTTTTCGATAAAAGTTTCAACTTAGTTAATATTATAGCTAAAATAATTAAATATTATGAGTATCTACTATTTAAATGTACAATTAACAAAAAAATTAAAGATACCCTCATAAATCGTAAATTATAACTGCTTTAGATTAATTATTAAAATGAATTTCAGTTTAAACAGATATTCATTTTCCACTGTTTGATCAGGACCGTGATAAGGATTTTACCATCAAAAGTTTCACAAAAGATATTGCATCGAAATTTTATAATTCTCAATAACCTTCTTTTTTATACATAACACTTGAAAAATCTATCTTTATAGTCCATTTCCTTCCAAAATTTATAATCCATATGTCTGTCCCTGCCCTTCATTCATTTTGTAAAAAACCTTTATAATCATAGCGTTTTCAACTGCTGGATTTCGTTCAATATGAATTTAATAATTGTCTCTACATTTACATTCTCTGTAGCAATCTCTCGTCCAAAGTTATACTTCTCATAGGCGTCTAAACATTTATCGGTTTGATGGAAGCACCAATTCCCCTCCTGCTCCCCACGTTCCTTAAGTCTTTTATGAATCGTTTCCTTACTGGCTGTTAAACAAAAATGATAGGTTTGTTCGTCTATACTTTTGAAACCATTATAAATATAGTCAAAGTACTCAGGCTTCCGGATGGTCATAGGCACAATTAAATGCAGCTGATAGTGCTGAACTAAACGTCTTGCCATTTCTACCGTTAGTTCTTTCCATAATACAAAATCCTGAAAATCACCTGTCGTTGCTTCTGCACGCTTAATATCATTTGGGAGAATATGTCTCAGCATCCCCCCGACCAATTCAGGGTCATAAATCATACTGTTCGCCAATTCTTCATTCAGTGCCTGTGCAGTAGTTGTTTTTCCAACACCAAAAGCACCGTTTATCATAATGATCATGTAGTTTGCTCCTTTTCCTTTAAATCCAGTTCATCTACGATAGTCTTTATTAAGGGGTCTAATGGATTTATAATCTCTGCGTCTACTTTTTTCGAGGCATCCACCATAGATAACAGGGCTACTGAAATAACCTTTTCTTCTTTAATCATCGTATTTATATAGTCATAAATAGTCTTATCATATTGTGACTTGTGGCCCTTCGTGATTAAATCAAACGTGTTTTCAATAACCTTTACCTCTATATCAATGTTTTTTTGATGTTCGTGCGCATATTGATGTAGACGTGACAACGTACCGCTAACTGTAGCCGGGTTTGTAAATAGCAGGACTTGTGGACTTTGGATATTACAAATACATTCAAAGTAGGGCTCATCAATTTTTAGTATTGGGAGAGAAACTGTATGTTCTTGTAAAATAACAATATAATTCGTACATGTAATTAAAATCGCATCGACATGACAGCTAGCAATCCATTCTAATTGCTCCTTCACCTTATGTTTCGCATCATCAATTGTGAAAGCGCTATTTGTAGTAACTTGCTGCATTAATGCTGGGTCAACAAAATGCAGGAGCTCAATGTCATATAAGGATAGTGCATTTTCGATATACGCAATGTTGGAATGATGCGCATGTAAACAGGCTAATGTTTTTTTCATATACTATTCACCCTCACTAGTAACCTTTTTTACAGGTAGATATTGATCGAGCTTGTCCACAACTTTTGGTTGTTGCCTTGTTGCAGTTGCTTTTGAAGATATATTTATTTGTTGAATATTGTGGGGGAATGTTATTTTCACAGTTTTCCCTCCAATTTATGAAGCTTTTTGATTGTTATCGGAAATTTTTAGTATTTATTCAATTAATTGAACTGATTCACCAAAAAAAAGCGAAGAGCGTCCTCAGCTCTTCACCTTCTTCCTGTTTATTTCAACCAATATTCTATAATTGTTCGCCAATCACTTTCAACATGACTTAGTTCAAATGTTTGAAGTGGGTATGGTCGGAATGTTGGGGCGGATAAGTTGCGATTGGTTTCATCTAAGAAAATAGGATATAGTTCTTCCGGTCCCGAAATAACCGCTACATCTGTCAGTTCTTTTTTTTCTGCTTTTGGCTTGGATTCAGCCTTTAAATCTACCGTCTGGATGCGTGGTGGTGTAGGTTGTTCTGTCTCTTCGACTACCCCATGATCACTCGAATCCACTGCTAATGCCTCATGTTGATTTAATTGTGATTTATAGACAAAATATTTTTCAACAGGCTGTAGCTGAGTATTGCCGTTTTCATCAAGCAGATAGATATACTGCGCTTTGTCGTCCTCATCGTTCTCAACTTGAACGAGCCAGTCATTATTTACACCGAGGCTATATGGCTGTTCATGGACCGTAATATCCACAGTGGCCAATGTGCCTATAGGCGTATCGGATAAATCCTCATTTAATAAAATACTAACTTCATATACCGTTTCATCAGCATTGATTTTTTCATGCTTTTTCATTTCTTGAAAGGCTATCGATGCACGTGCTGGAATTTGTTGCTTTTCGATCACGGTGCCATCTATCGTTAATTCATTATCCTGCCCTTCAAACAATGTTATATTGGCAAATTGATTTTCTTCAATTTCTTGCCATTGCTTTGGCGTTACATACGTAACAAGCTTCTTATCAGCGGATTGGATATGGAAGATAATCGAATCCCCTTCTAGCACAATTTCCTTCACAACGCCTTCTACAGGAGACGTTAGCATATTGTTTTCGCTCAACTGGGCAATACGACTAGACAATAATTCCATTTGACGCTCTGTTTCAGCTATGGCACGTTGAATAATCGCAATTCCCTCGATTGTTGGTGTTCCTTGTTCAATCCCTAAATTAATGGATAGTGTCAAATTCCAAATATCTTCTACACTTACCGAATCAGAATCCACTGTAGATGTTGGGGATGTCTCGGTACCAACGTTTTCTAGCTGTGAAAGAACATCTCTTAAATCTTCCAGCTCATTTTCATAGGCAGCTAGATCCGATTGTAGTCGTGCGGTTTCTTTCTCTGTTTCCTCTAGCTTAAACAGTACTAATTCTCCCAGAACATCTACAGTTTGTCCTTCCGTTACGAGCACTTCATTAATCGCTTGAACAGGGGCTGCGATAAATTGCTCATTGCTTGAAGTGACAATGGCATTTGTCGAGAGGATTTTCTCATGGTCTTTCGTTACGGCAAAATGTGCATCATTTATATAATATTTCTTTAAAATAATATCATTATCTCTTAATAGTAAATAGGCATTCACGAATACAAGTAATGCCATGATTGAACCTGTGATTTTGACCTTTTTTGATAGTTGCATTATTAACCAAGCCACCCTTCAATCCATGTAGCCACTGGTAAAATGCTAATAAAGGCTACAATTGCTGCAAGTATCAATTGAAGAAGAATTAGATTAATAAGTAAAGCCTTTTTTCGATTTTCCCATTGTGCTAAAAATGTATATTGAATCCAAACCGTTACAACAGTTGCAGCCGTAATCTGATTAAGGAAATAGAGCAAATAATCCTGATAATATACATACGAAACGATTGGAGCCATCGAGAAAAATGTAAATGGTGTTGCAAAGCCAACCGCTGCAAAAATAATAACAGTAATCAACTTTTCTACAATAATAATCGGAATTACATAAAGCTGTATCTTTTGGATCCAACGATAGGGAATATCATTCGTAAAAGCATATAAAATGCCCGGAATAAAATAATAATAGAATAGGAAATAGAAAACTCCTGTCAAAACAGCGCCAACTAACGAAATTAGCCGCGCAAAACGGTACTGATCATACTCTCCATTTACGAGTAAATATGTCAGTTGCGTTGTGTTCATACCCCATATCTCACGTACAACAAAATATGTGAGAGTAAACCCTAAAATAATTGCTACCCACTTTATGTAACCTTTTAGCTTTCCGTTCTCGCTACTTTCTAAATTATGTGTTAGGCGAGAGGGTTGGGAAAGCTGTTGCCAGTAATGAAATTCACTCATATTCTCACCTCGTTTAAGTTTTATTCCCCAATTCTACGTATATCTAACTATATGTAAGATTATTATTAACACTTCCTATTAAATTCGTTCTCTATTATACACTCTTTTTCGATTCAAATTGTTCTAAATAAATATTTAATTGCTGAATAAGAATAGAGCCGATATTTCTGTTCTTAGAGTTCATACATCCGCAAACTTTTATCTAACTAAAAAACGAAACAGGCCATTTTCGCTGCTTCGTTTTAGCTTGTTATTGAGCTAATGCATTTTGAATATGTGCTAGGTGGTGCTCCTCATGCCATGCGAGCTTAGCGATTTTAGTTGCCACCCTGACTTCACCATTTACCTGATGTGTGAATATGCGTTGTAATTGGGCTTCACTCAGATGCTTGCCTAATTCTACAATGCGTTCGTTGAGGCCCTCTAGCATTTTAATCGAGCTTTCTACAGGAAGGTTTGTGTCTGGCTGAATGGCCCACTTTTCCTCATCAAAAGCTGGTACTGTCGGGTTATTATCGGTTAATGCGAGCTTTAAACGCTGATACATATTCAACTGTGAATCCGTGATATGATGTACAAGCTGACGCACATTCCAGCTACCTTCACGATACGTTTTATTTAAATCCTCATCACTTAGGCCGTCTACCACTTCACGCAAACGCTGTGTATATGTTTCGATTTGAATTAACCATTCTCGAACATTTTCAGATGTTACATGTTCAGGCACTTGCAATTGACCAATTGGGTATTTTACGTCCATTTTCATCTTCCTTCCTTTTGATATTAAGTTAACTATATCGAATCAGATTCATAATTGCATATTATTAATCCAACTTTTTCAACATCGCACAAAGTCTCTAAAAAAAGGAACTGTCATTACAGTTCCTGAAATCATTGGCTATTTCATTAATTTGTATCAAAAAAAGTTGGAGCAACATCTACATTTTTTAACCATCGTTGTTCTTGGCCATTCATTTTATCTTTAATCCATACATCACCCTTGTTTGCCTTTTCAGATGTTCGATACCAAGTAATCGTTGAACCAACCACTTGAGGAGAATTGTCTAATTGATTGTTCTTTGGAAAAGTTAGCTGCATTTGTTCTCCTGTTTGAATGTTAATTAGATAAAGCACTGTAAGCATCGTTGGAACTGGGCCCTCGTTCCACTTTTTGTTTTCTTTTGCCCGAGCAACAATTATTTCATTGGGGGAAAGCCATTCTAAATCAAGGTCAACATATCCTTTTGGTGTGTATTCCTTAGGTTTATTTGATGTTGGAATATCGGCAACGGCTGTATTTTTGTTTTCAACGTAAAATCTCCCTTCACCTGATATGAAGGCTAGTTGATTTTTTGTAGGTGCCCATTTGATCCAACTTCCATTCCCAAGCATTTTTCCAATCACTTGAAAGTTGTCCCCTACTGAAGATAGTACAGAAAGTGTATTGCTATCCATGGACCATGATGCGGTGGGTGTTAAAAGAAAACTATCCCATTTCCCATCAGGACTCCATTTAAAAGATTCTGCATCAATCGCAAATAAGTCGCTTGTATTTGTTTGAACAG containing:
- a CDS encoding AAA family ATPase; the protein is MIIMINGAFGVGKTTTAQALNEELANSMIYDPELVGGMLRHILPNDIKRAEATTGDFQDFVLWKELTVEMARRLVQHYQLHLIVPMTIRKPEYFDYIYNGFKSIDEQTYHFCLTASKETIHKRLKERGEQEGNWCFHQTDKCLDAYEKYNFGREIATENVNVETIIKFILNEIQQLKTL
- a CDS encoding translocation protein TolB, which produces MAIRILLFLLFMSFSFSINAVAEAPLKAAFIRDYQLWLKEGDQETQLTKGTYVSNPQWSKDGQFIAYTTGYKNGENPNLFIYDVKKKESYLPYISIKTSNYKWSPTSNQLAYTSGGVLNVTQTKNGRPQGFENVALGVGDFEWFPNGKDFIVSSGSNLLPTGWEPVRLFKVPVDANLDTNKIKPFYTVQTNTSDLFAIDAESFKWSPDGKWDSFLLTPTASWSMDSNTLSVLSSVGDNFQVIGKMLGNGSWIKWAPTKNQLAFISGEGRFYVENKNTAVADIPTSNKPKEYTPKGYVDLDLEWLSPNEIIVARAKENKKWNEGPVPTMLTVLYLINIQTGEQMQLTFPKNNQLDNSPQVVGSTITWYRTSEKANKGDVWIKDKMNGQEQRWLKNVDVAPTFFDTN
- a CDS encoding YfiT family bacillithiol transferase, with the protein product MDVKYPIGQLQVPEHVTSENVREWLIQIETYTQRLREVVDGLSDEDLNKTYREGSWNVRQLVHHITDSQLNMYQRLKLALTDNNPTVPAFDEEKWAIQPDTNLPVESSIKMLEGLNERIVELGKHLSEAQLQRIFTHQVNGEVRVATKIAKLAWHEEHHLAHIQNALAQ
- a CDS encoding HlyD family secretion protein — translated: MQLSKKVKITGSIMALLVFVNAYLLLRDNDIILKKYYINDAHFAVTKDHEKILSTNAIVTSSNEQFIAAPVQAINEVLVTEGQTVDVLGELVLFKLEETEKETARLQSDLAAYENELEDLRDVLSQLENVGTETSPTSTVDSDSVSVEDIWNLTLSINLGIEQGTPTIEGIAIIQRAIAETERQMELLSSRIAQLSENNMLTSPVEGVVKEIVLEGDSIIFHIQSADKKLVTYVTPKQWQEIEENQFANITLFEGQDNELTIDGTVIEKQQIPARASIAFQEMKKHEKINADETVYEVSILLNEDLSDTPIGTLATVDITVHEQPYSLGVNNDWLVQVENDEDDKAQYIYLLDENGNTQLQPVEKYFVYKSQLNQHEALAVDSSDHGVVEETEQPTPPRIQTVDLKAESKPKAEKKELTDVAVISGPEELYPIFLDETNRNLSAPTFRPYPLQTFELSHVESDWRTIIEYWLK
- a CDS encoding amino acid transporter, translated to MSEFHYWQQLSQPSRLTHNLESSENGKLKGYIKWVAIILGFTLTYFVVREIWGMNTTQLTYLLVNGEYDQYRFARLISLVGAVLTGVFYFLFYYYFIPGILYAFTNDIPYRWIQKIQLYVIPIIIVEKLITVIIFAAVGFATPFTFFSMAPIVSYVYYQDYLLYFLNQITAATVVTVWIQYTFLAQWENRKKALLINLILLQLILAAIVAFISILPVATWIEGWLG